In Arachis hypogaea cultivar Tifrunner chromosome 7, arahy.Tifrunner.gnm2.J5K5, whole genome shotgun sequence, the genomic window TGAGGGAGAAGTGTGCGTGAGTGAGAGATAGGGAGTGAGAGAGAGTAGTTTGTGTGTGTGAAAGAAAAGAGCAAGGAGAATCGGCGTGAGTGTATTAGGGTTTAGGTTAGgaatattttgtaaaattaatatatatatatatatatatatatatatatgtatatatatatatatatatatatatatcggttCGGTTCGGGTTTTCAGTATCAAAATCGAAAACCGAATTGaacaaaaaattgtaaaattttatttttttcgattttcaattTGTTCGGTTATCGATTTTTTCGGTTCGGTTGATCGATTTTGAACATCCCCAAATATTATAGTTACCACTTTCGTAGCCAACTAGCTATCGTATAGAATTATAGATGTagtctactactactactacgcAAATTCATAGATAGGTATTATAGTTATCACTTTCGTAGCTAATTATCCATCGTATAGAATTATAGATGtattctactactactactactactactactaataataataataataataataataataataataataataataataataataataataattttgttttagATTTTACCTTTTCAACTTCAATCGGAGGTGTCAATAAAATTTGTATCAATATCTCAATTCGTGAAGCAAATACAATTCCTTTTTTTGAGTTATTCTTAGGATTTAGAGATCATATCCAAtagaattgttaaaaaaattcaataattataaaaaacaagaaatagaaaaaaataaaattaaaaaataaagaattaaaaattataagatttgtattaaaatatacaaaaattaacaagtgtttgaatgaaaataataaaatttaaatagcaGAACTGAAAatgaccaaaagaaaaataaatttattgacTCATATTTTTGTGCGTCAGCATGAATAGAAATTTATAGAGTAAATGTGtgtgaataaataaaaatttttctaaattattgaaACAaacgaaaaaattttaaattaattgatataaCCTTAAATTTCAAGTAAACTTATACTATAAATAGTCTTAACTTtaaataaacttaaattttaaatagtcTTGAATCTTTAACAAATTTAGACATTAAATATAAGATAATTTTACTACTATACTtaacttattcttatttttttaattatagtgTGCTTTAtgcatatataatttttaattttaactgaTGAATTTTTTCCTATATCCACTTTGTGCCAAATTTtcggaataataataataataataataataataataataataataataataataataataataatatttaacacaaaattttattCTCCTTATCCTCCTCCCAAGACATAATAATATGGAGAACCTTACAAAATATTCAACTACTGTCCTAATTATTCGATACCAGATACAACCTTTTCTGTTCCTTATTTGATCATCAACTgtatctaatttaaattaaaattttaggctataaaaatattaaatatttagtcAACCCACTATAAAAATTCAGTTATTTTTGTCATTTATCTTTTCCGTAATATTATTAGATGATAAGCTGGACTACAAGCAAAAGAGATTACTTTTCTTCTCCAAAGATGACAGCAAGGGAGACGAGAGTGACCTTCAAGCCGTGTAAaaggaagaggaaaaaaaaaacagtttgatgaataaattatttttttagagtttttatttatgttaaaataatttaaatgtttAGACGATCATAATTCGAATCCTAAATTAAATTTCTTATGCAAAATTAGAGGTGAAAAGATATTGTAAGATCAGAAAATAATTCTAGAAGTAGTGTTAGAAATGAATGCGGATGTTTTTTGAAATGGTgaatagtaataaaattttaatttataataattttgatggtgaaaaaattattgtgtagttagtgtttgatatttaatatatatataatggggtaagtaaaaataaaaaattaataaaaaatatatctaatgtatattttgttgttatttttatttttgctactgatcaataatttattataacaactattaaaaaaaatctcttaTGCAATACTAATAAGAATTATAATATAAcaagaaaatatatttaattaattgtaGTTCAATTTAACCCTAAATTAAATCTCTTATGAATTACTGATTAAAAAagaatataatagatataaataataaaaaaaatagatttaactaatttgtattctaaatatatatatatatatatatatatattaagattctaaattaaaaagtttttttattaaaaatataaaaaatttaaatttttaatatacttattttatattttttaaaaaaatatttaaaaatgatcACTAATAGTAACGATCtatatattagctaaattctAGAAAAAAAACATAAAGTTAGCACTTACCAAAACTGCGAGAATACCTAATCCTCAAACGTAACTATAAATAAATGCGAGATCATACATTTTAAGCACTCACTTAGCCACACTAATTGGTAATTACTCACATAGTCACATCACTCACTCACACAACAGAATCACTATCTCAGTATCTCTTACTCGTTTCTCATAAACGCTGCCGTTTccactttctcttctttttaatcttCAATCATCTTTTGCTCTCCGGCTTCATTCGCTGCGCACAACAACCGTACGAGtaaccatcaccaccaccaccaccaccgtggCGTCTCTCTCCGCCATTACTCCAGCACCATGTCGGCGCCCAACCACGACTATCACAAATTCGACTGGCACTTCAACACGGAGCTCGAGGACGAGACCATCGAACTCCGAGGCCGGAGGCTCATCTTTGTTATCGTCCTCTTCGTCATTATCCTCATCACCACCGCCTTCTTCGTCTACCTCCGCTGGATCTGCCGCTCCCGCGGTCTCATCCCGGTCACATCGATCCACCTCCGCCACCAGTTGCCGCCGCACACTCAACCTCAGTCCAACGGCCTGGACGCCGCCACCATCAAGAAACTCCCGATCGTGCTCTACCAGGCGCCGCCAACTGCGTCTGCGACAGATCTGAACCGCGGCGGCGCGTTGGAATGCTGCATATGCCTGAGCGCGTTCCGCGACGGAGAGAAGCTGAAGACTCTTCCCGGTTGCAAGCACCGATTCCACTGCGAGTGCGTAGACAAGTGGCTCACGAATCACTCGAGTTGCCCGTtgtgcagagcttctctcaagcTCGCTCCTCCATTACCGAGGATTTTGTATCCAGAACCTCCCATTAGAATCACTATTAACAATGAAGAACAATGAGCTCTCATTCagatctctttctttctctctgttctctattttttttctttttagtttttttttaatataaattagtaTACATATTATTAATGATAATTTATTACCGTACTTGTTTTGGATACTCTTTTAGGGTAATTAAATTATGAGGTGTGAGTGTGTGACTCTGAACTTTTGATCTTTGGATTCTgagtttatctttattttattagatttacTGCAAAAATGTTTTACGGCGTTTGCTTTATTTTGGGTTTTGACTGCGTGTTAAGAGGAGACAGATAAAAATGGTCCGAGAAGAAATATGTTAAAGAGTATACGTGTCTTAAAGGCactcattattaaaaaaaagttaattttattttgttttttataaaaacatttttaattagtaaatttttaaGAGTATTACTTGTTCGTGCACGGCTGCACGGTATTACTTATTATTCGTACAGGCTTTTAAATTGTAACATGCACTATTTGAATTAGCAATGTTTAAAAATGCATTTTTATGGCTAGATAtggtaaataaagaaaaaaaaattaaaggaaagaTTAAGTATTGATATTATGCGCGTCTTCGCGAACCTTGATTAGTGTTCAAATCATGTGTTGTCAATTTTTAGTTGTCTTAAAcaaatctgattttttttttattaaggaaGAGAAGACAAGTGCTTAATAATTTCATCaaataaatctcttttaaaatcataaaagaagTTTATAAACAAAGATTGTGGGCTCCAAGAAATTCCATTTCACATGACTCAGGTCTAAGATAGTGCCATAGTGGACTTAGTTTatgaaaaatactaaattaaattttattcccACGTTGGATGATGGGGGACTTAAGTTCAAAAAGTTCACATAATTTTCTTCAATTGCCATTTTTCTGTTTGATAAAAGTCCCAAAAGATATTGCACTTATGAGTCAGCTATGGCTGGGTGTTATGAGACAGATAATGCTATGTTTTTAATGGATAAATCATAAATCAGAGATGCTCAAATATATTGGGACTTCAGAGAGAATATAAAGTTACATTTATGTTCTGTTTCGGTTTCGGCTATTCtacttttgcatttttttttgtgGGCTTGTGGCTCTGTTTAATTGTACAACTTTATgattaaatttgatttcaatttgagATATAATGTTTGAATATTAGACTTTATTACTTGtgtgtataaaatattttctctttcaaatcttGTGTTTCCACTTTCTAGTTTCTACTATCCACGAGCTACCCACCATAACTGATATACACTGTCCGCAAAGTACCTCTCTTTATAATGTTTGTATTAATTAAATGTATAATATGCTAATGTTTATATAAATAGCAGAGATAGATTAACAATTTGAACTTTAGCCAATAATATGATTCTGCTGTAGAAAAGATAAGCCATATATTAACCAATCCATGATCTCATATACTTTTTTTAGTAGCAAGTCATCAGACTTTTGCAGGTAGAAACTAGAAAGTAAACAATTGCGAGGACTTACTAGAGAATTGTGGTAGTtgaacaattttctttttcactttttcatttttaatttaccAATGGAGATAAGATTTTAATTGGTTGAGTTTCTAAATTTACACCGAAAAAAGTTTTGTTTAGGTAATAAAACGTTGAACTCTAACTCATCTCTGTGGATATCTGCTCAATAAAATTCGGTTTGAATTCAAGATATATTACTGGATTTGGAATCACCATTTATTTTTACCATGTATTATTTTTAGTCGGAATTGGTTTATATTTTAAGTCGTTAACcggtttaaaaaaaattttataataaaaatatatattttagaataaaattaataatgttatattatatttttatatattaattaatattctttatattatataatcttatttttattttaaaataatttattttggtataaaactataaatataatataatatatgttaaattcaatttttaaaaataaaattttattattttaatatatagaattaaaaaaaatttgtaaattcagtttatcaaaataaattcaataatttttgttGAGTCGAGTCAAAATCTAATTAAATCTGTGCAGCCATGAGCATCCATAAAAATGCTTATACTAATACTTAAAAGGAATTTGTAAAAGCAAGCACGTTATCCCAACTACtacaaatataaaatttgtaaaagcATTACTTGATTTGGGCTAAGGATTAGTTTACGATAACCAAAACCCTAAAGGGGCTCATTTGTCTATTTGTCAAATTGGAACCCCACCAAAAGAAAGTTTTTAAGATATATCATAATCTTTCTCTTCAAACACCAAAGCCAATGTTAGGATTAGGATCAACAAGCCTACACAAAATGGATAATTCTTTTgataaaaagtaattaatttggtgaacAATGTAATTAAGGCTTTTTTCccctatcttttttctttttattttctcactatttatttaatatttaaagttaTAGAAATACCATTTTTAACGTATTTGTTCATTTTTATGTTGTAAATGAATACTAAAATGAATCCTATTTGTATTATTTTGcttcatttatttttaaaaaaactgatataaatataattgtaGTTACTAGCGAAAGTGCATAGAAATATAGAGAATAAATGCCCAAAATGGTCCTTGAATTTCAAATCGCTATTCAATTTAACCCTCGACTTTTTAAAATGACCAATTAAATTACTGAAATTCGAAAAAGTGTATCTCCGTTAGTCCTTTATAGAAGTGCCGTCTAAACGTTGCTGATGTGGCATTCCAGTTGTATGCTTATATGTACCAAAGttgaatttgattcaaattgGTACCTGAAATTGTTTAATAATATCCAAATTAGTCCATTTTCAATTCTAAAACCCTAATCCTCAAATTATTGTCTTCTCTTCTTTGATCTCTCTGctgtcttcttttcttcttcgttCTCTCCGCTGTCTTCCAATTCATATTCATCCTGAACTACAATATCAGTACACTTAcctaaaaactattttaattacaAGTTAATGCGGTTGGATTAATTTTAAGTTCAACACAGATTTAAATTATATGTATCTTTGCAGGTTCGTCCATtaagttaaaatatattttccaCTTTTAAGAATGTAACCATTATCATCATCTTCAAGGTCTTAACATCACTTTCTAAATTTGTCATTTTTCAATTGAACTCATgcaaaattttttgtaaaatggGTGTTGCACAAACTGGTTCTTCACTTCCATCAACCCAACAGAAAAAATTACAAACTATCTTAACATTTTCTTTAGAGTCATAACCTTACCTCATAGTTTGGACAACCATAAAATAGTCTACTAAGATTCTCTGTCATCATTGAATACTTCATCACCATTCGAAGTCTATAATTACAGAAAACGGCGTTCTTACCTCCCTTGTTGCACATTCTTTTGCTGTCATAAGGTCTCCTTACAATGTTGTTCCTACTTGAAGTACTTTGCCTTCTCTCCCCACAACCTATCATCACTCATGTAGACGAGAAACCAAGATGAACTGGAAGATAGTGGAGAGgtcaaagaagagaagaagatagcGGAGAGgacgaaaaagagaaaaagacagCAGAGAGATCGAAGAAGAGAAGACAATAATTTGGGGATTAGGattttataattgaaaatggACTAATTTGGATATTATTAAGCAATTTTAGGTACcaatttgaatcaaattcaaatttggtACACATCAACATACAGCTGGAATGCCACATCATCAACGTTTAGATGGCATTTTTGCAAGGGACTAACGGAGATGCAGTTTTTCGAATTTCATGGATTTAATTGATCATTTTAAAAAGTCGAGGACTAAATTAAATAGCAATTTGAAATTTAGGGACCATTTTGGGCATttacttgaaatataaataaaactaaattataaACAAATCATTCGATCAATCTCCATATGTTCAATGATGATTTGCTGTTATTGAGATAGAAGGACTTGCTTTCCTTCTTTGTTTGTTTTCTAATTTCGATTAAATATATATGTACGAAAAAATACTATAACATTTAAAATAGCTCTATGGcgataataaaagaaataaattgaggattttttttaatataaaataaaaaattaattaattcctaAAACAAAAgttttaaactttaaattctgaaatacgattttttttataattaaggcAAGTTCGTCGAATCCCCGCGAATTCTATATAAATTATGGAGTTTGTCGCACTCCGCGGCGAACTCTATGATGAGTTCGGCACACTATATAATGCAGGTGGGGCCATTTTTATTTGTCTCTTTCTTTTCGAATCTCTCTTCCAAATTTACTTTGTTTCTCCTTTCTGTCTTTTCGACGTTCTTGAAGTTTTTATCGATGACATTCTCAGTTTCAAATCAGTAAATAATATATTAGTTAGAGTTATTTTTTTAGCTTAGTTAGAGTTATTGTTTACATGTTAGATAAAGTTACTAGTTagaggttgcatgttagttagagttaCCGATTTACTGTTTATATGTTAGTTAAACTTACTGTTAACTGTTTGCATGTTAGTTAgtatttttatgttattgtttTTAAATACAGTTGCTATTTATTGTTTATAACATGTTAATTAGTATAAGTTGTTAGTCAATTGTTAGTTAGTTTAGTCAGAATAATTAGTTTAAATTGTGAATTACAAggtaattagtaaaataattaattaggttaagttagattagaaaaaaatataattagtaaAATTTAGGGTTCAGTTAGTTATTAATTACGGTTGTTTAGGGTGTTAGTTGACGACATAATATAATTtggttaaatttaaattagtgagttTATAATCTGATTAAGAACTAAGGTagacaattatatatttaaatatgtttttttaataatttagttaacgtagaagaaagTGAGTTCAgtatatatgattttattttactaGAGTGCGGTTAGATGGAGCAGCAGCTATTGGGCTATGAGGATCAAATGTATAGATTGGACTAGGCTGAGCACATTGCTAGAAGACTTGATCGAGTGGTACAATTTTTACTATGgtgtttattttattgtaattaataaacaaTGAACTTGTTGTTATTTTATGTGTTCACCGgccgttttttttattttttgtttccgtCTGGTAGGCGCTTTGGATCTTGCGCTCCAGGCGAAATTTGATGACACGCCCGCCGGAGCAGATTAGGCCATACCTCACACGAGCCGGGTTTGAGTGTGTGACATATATGGTTGAGTTCGAGTACGACTGGCCACTTGCCTCAGCGTTGATAAAGAGGTGGAGTCCTGAGTCCTACACGTTTCATTGAttaatccacatttcatggtatttatttgctttaattgagtggattttattgacttttctcacatttattcattgaaataacatagtttcatgatttcttcctaaattgtgcttgaaagtgaaaacatactttttaggccttataattgctaaattttattcacttttaatcccatttgatgccttgatgtgtttgttgagtgatttcaggtttggaaggcaaagattggattgaaagaatgaagaaaaaaatatgtaaaagtggataattcatgaagaaatgaagttttgaaaatctgccatgcgacgcatacgcgtgaccagaAATGTCGTCAagcgacacgtacgcatgacacTTAGCACGTGACTTTATTTAATGCAATACGTTGGGGCAAATTTTGGGCTTCCAAAGCCCattccaactcatttatgaagctatttcaagcctaATTCAAAAGAAAACAAGGGGAGCaattagatttaggttttaacatgttttagcttagtttttctagagagagaagctcccccttctctctagaatttaggttttcttagtttaatttctctttaattttagtcTTTGATTCTTGTTTTAGTAtagtttcatttatatttttatgctcTCTTATCTTGATCTTCCtagtttcttttgttattttttcaattttgccatttttaatttatgaacacttgttaattttgattcttttaatgcaatttgaggtttttatgtttattgatgtttaattgagttgttattattattttcttgcatttggtagctttagattttattattattgcaattgaatatgcttttattttcatgcacaccaagtgtttgataaaatgcttggcttagttttagtttggtttttcatactcttggcttgaaattgaggacttgggtgaccttgagtcattgatgtccatttttTATTGACATATTagggtagttagttgattttgtttctactaacgctagtctttcgctaagctaattagtgagttggttaggacttgtggattgagatcaattatgcctatttgacttatcctcgatgttaggattgactaagtaggattaactcttcgtaatcatcatatgtttgtggtcaatggctaggataggtaaccttaactctcaatccttgccaagagctttcttaattAATTTCCTTAATTGTCTTAGTTTAATTGCTTTTGACATTTAGTTATTGCTTGCTCATtgactttcttgctatttatattTCCATTTATTGCGATCAAACTCTCATTTCTTTCATAGCCAATAGTTGAGCACTTTATTACAATTTTTAGGGAGAACGACGTGAAATTTCAAACTTCCGATTATTTAATTTGAACTGTGACAattctttattttaaactttgatgttgggATTCCATTACCGCTTTGGACTATGCTATCAACGAAGAAACTCTTTTCTAGTGTAAAATTCTAAACCAGCATAAATCTTTATCATCATTCATCTACCATGAGGGGAGATGACTATCACTCTATAGGACATGGCCTACCAGCAGGGACTCAGGATCGACGGTGATCCTGTGAGCGGATGCATAGGTGGTTGGGAGCAGTACCACTAGGGACGGACCATTGAGGAGTTATGTCAGCAGATTTTGGATGTTGTTCCTAACCCAGATGACAGACAATCACAGACCAAGTGGACTGTGAAGTTCACTTGGTTCCACAGTACTGTTTTTGGAGAGCTATAGCAGGACATCATAGAGGAACGCCTTTTGAGGTACACGAGAGGGTACATCATGTAGTTGATAGGGTATGCTATTCCCAGATGCATCTGACTGTCAGGTACACATTAGGTGGCTTTTCCTACTAGAGGACCTTGAGATGTGTGGCGGGTTATCATGGGGCTCGGCTGTGCTAGCATGGTTGTACCACCAAATGTGCCGTGCCACGGAGCATGGTCTACGCAATTTGGGAGGGTGCGTAAGCTTGTTGCTGTCCTGGGCCTATCACCATATTCCGCTGCTTTGGCCCGATGGCTTTGATACTCGATCGATCAAACTGGTAAATATTCATGGTGTTCACATGCTTCGAGTTGAATTATATGGCCTTCATCAATGTCTGTGAGAATTCAGCACCGACTTGAAGTTGGGCAAGGGCCTCGGAACCCTTTCTTGCAAAAAATTCACccaaacaaaaataacttgacTTAACAAGAACCATGATTGGAAAATTATGAGAACCCTTCATCACAGCGTTAATGCACTCGGatatattcgtcgtcatgtgactaAATCGACAACCCTCATCAGCATACTGTGCCACTGTGACTATGGCATTTCTTCAAACCAATTTGTGATTACAACATTTTCATCCCTCAGACGGCAAAAATAATGAGCAAACTACGCTGTGACTTCAAATATGCTGCGTTAATCAGAACCTTCTTCAAGTCTTTGTTCTTGAAGTGAGTCATGAAGTTGGCTGCAATGTGTTTTCTACAAAAAGCCTGGGGCGTGAGGTGGTTTCCATAAACTTTTCTCGGCGTTCAATGCATCATCAATGAATTTGTGTCTGTCTAAAATCACCAAGACCCCAGGTTGTGGTCAGGGACGGACCTAGAGGGGGCGCGAGTAGTGGCCTcgcccccctccccccccccccaaatttttagaaactatatttatatatgagatatgtatttaaaaaaataaaaaatattatataatttagtatttttatatgtattattttttgttatgtgatagatttatgtcttaattgtttaattcactaatatttttcacttaactaatttaatatcataccct contains:
- the LOC112702355 gene encoding RING-H2 finger protein ATL66 — translated: MSAPNHDYHKFDWHFNTELEDETIELRGRRLIFVIVLFVIILITTAFFVYLRWICRSRGLIPVTSIHLRHQLPPHTQPQSNGLDAATIKKLPIVLYQAPPTASATDLNRGGALECCICLSAFRDGEKLKTLPGCKHRFHCECVDKWLTNHSSCPLCRASLKLAPPLPRILYPEPPIRITINNEEQ